One Eubacteriales bacterium mix99 genomic window carries:
- a CDS encoding site-specific DNA-methyltransferase gives MKKTGKLELTWVGKYDEKIIEPRILLEDKSKSYGDPASENMLIHGDNLIALKALQQDFAGKVKCIYIDPPYNTGSAFEYYDDDVEHSIWLSLMKSRLELLWNLLSDDGFLCCQIDDSESHYLKVVLDEIFGRSNYLTTLYIRVRYPDKTLKSDMDFHKEIEQIFVYRKRPEAVPNFDYDEVGFEKFIYQIHESGCGQETTIGGKKVRIFTKDEYTIEAKEEGDEYGLKEIWATGTILDGNSSGRFFRDYLSGRYKEDGYGVMYKVYGIGDDRYDYRYFTGPKRQGATKGKYYQGVPVDKLESDAVKRKNPINGFYDLAGNFGNCRQEGGVEFRGGKKPEELLEMIIRFFSNKGDWVLDSFLGSGSTIATAHKMQRKWIGIEFGEHAYTLCKVRMDNVINGDKTGISKDVHWQGGGGYHFYELADSLLVKNDKLPVYQINPSYTFEMLCEAICKIEGFKYKPEDVFHGHSSEKRFIHITREFVNAGYVKSLSARLADGQSLLIYGTKIQSDMILPDNIEVKKIPKDLLEKCDFESEAE, from the coding sequence ATGAAGAAAACAGGAAAATTAGAGCTGACCTGGGTTGGCAAGTATGATGAAAAAATAATCGAACCGAGAATTCTGCTGGAGGACAAGAGCAAATCATACGGCGATCCGGCAAGCGAGAACATGCTGATTCACGGGGACAACTTGATTGCCCTGAAAGCTTTGCAGCAGGACTTTGCAGGAAAGGTCAAATGTATATACATAGATCCTCCATATAACACAGGTAGCGCATTTGAATATTATGACGACGATGTAGAACATAGCATTTGGCTATCGTTAATGAAGAGCCGACTTGAACTCTTATGGAATTTACTATCAGACGATGGCTTTTTATGCTGCCAAATTGATGACTCTGAAAGTCATTATTTGAAAGTCGTTCTCGATGAAATATTTGGACGATCAAATTATTTAACTACATTATATATCCGGGTTCGATACCCTGATAAAACATTAAAGTCAGATATGGACTTTCATAAAGAGATTGAACAGATTTTTGTTTATAGGAAAAGACCAGAAGCTGTTCCTAACTTTGATTATGATGAGGTCGGTTTTGAGAAATTTATATACCAAATTCATGAAAGCGGATGTGGTCAAGAAACCACTATTGGAGGAAAGAAAGTTCGGATTTTCACTAAAGACGAGTATACTATCGAGGCCAAGGAAGAAGGAGACGAATACGGGTTAAAAGAAATATGGGCAACAGGAACAATTCTCGATGGCAACTCTTCTGGGCGCTTTTTTAGAGATTATTTATCTGGAAGATATAAAGAAGATGGCTATGGCGTAATGTATAAAGTTTATGGTATTGGAGATGACAGATATGATTATAGATATTTCACTGGTCCCAAACGTCAAGGTGCAACAAAAGGTAAGTATTACCAAGGCGTCCCTGTAGACAAATTGGAATCTGACGCTGTTAAACGTAAGAATCCAATAAATGGGTTTTATGACCTTGCAGGAAATTTCGGGAACTGTAGACAAGAAGGCGGAGTTGAATTTCGAGGAGGCAAGAAACCGGAAGAATTACTTGAAATGATAATTCGTTTCTTTTCCAACAAAGGTGATTGGGTATTGGATTCTTTTCTCGGAAGTGGCTCCACCATAGCTACAGCACACAAAATGCAAAGAAAATGGATAGGGATAGAGTTTGGAGAACACGCTTATACACTTTGCAAAGTGCGTATGGATAATGTCATAAATGGCGATAAGACAGGTATCTCTAAAGACGTCCACTGGCAAGGTGGCGGTGGTTACCATTTCTACGAACTTGCCGATAGCTTGCTCGTGAAAAACGACAAGCTTCCGGTTTACCAGATAAACCCGTCCTACACCTTTGAAATGCTCTGCGAGGCTATCTGCAAGATTGAGGGATTTAAATACAAGCCGGAGGATGTCTTCCACGGACACTCTTCCGAGAAGCGGTTTATCCACATAACCAGGGAATTCGTGAATGCCGGATATGTCAAATCGCTGTCAGCCAGACTTGCCGACGGGCAGTCCCTTCTGATATACGGCACGAAGATTCAGTCGGACATGATTCTGCCCGATAACATTGAGGTAAAGAAAATACCGAAAGACCTTCTGGAAAAGTGCGATTTTGAAAGCGAGGCAGAATAA
- the drmD gene encoding DISARM system SNF2-like helicase DrmD yields MEGNLLLEQFSRYKKIELEDSPFHFLLDANIERNPHQVNAFCAAIQALKTGGIVLADEVGLGKTIEAGLVLKYVLDSGAKRVLIALPASLRKQWELELEEKFGLESTILDRIIVEKDFSGWRDRFNDREKARIILTSYDYASKLMKRFPDVKWDFIIIDEAHNLRNVFHGTKRTKNLYDLSKGIPKILLTATPLQNSLTDLHGLISFIDPRIFGSEKLFNKRYVEGQNYADLKRELSPVLYRTLRKDVAKYMNFKKRTCKTVDFTLSQDEMELYQRVNDFLKRDILYSIPTSNRGLIILVIRKLLASSSFALIETFEVLKKRLQKLCEGSKSANAQEGFDLFWSFVEDEIDESGFEETEDEDTVVQKQLIQAELNEVNLIIGVAKRIKTNAKIEALKTAIHIAFDHQQEQGIPQKVVIFTESKRTQKYIAAELRKTGYEDEDVLLFNGDFDDTMTKEIYRTWQVKNFGKTNYGRSVEYKHAIVDYFQYNAKILICTDAGSEGLNLQFCNTVINYDLPWNPQKIEQRIGRCHRYGQQHDVVAINLLNTQNAADQRVYDILSKKFELFEGVFGASDIALGVLESGTNFEKMVLQIYQTCDTTAEFKKAFDKLDRKLDARMDKKARELRSLFLTESSGAKEQALDKTKADIARYLQEVEFWNGFDEPELDGKQYYWKIDNWGNDVMGSHGVLFIGAFCNGAKLLFPVLLLCDEHGDYVDFTENEMVQALGGANDSDIRYFTPSDEEVCRYQKIYDQLTEEMTTRYRRSVEPQMAYNKRKVENWVEIQTEQLNIQIEDMSAEIDELMTRAAEAADFLEKVDIRKEADEKRKHLQKFQQTFHKKVSAIQEDGRREIETFNKQFDINPILLVNIVLKF; encoded by the coding sequence ATGGAAGGTAACCTGCTCCTCGAGCAATTCAGCAGATATAAAAAAATAGAGCTTGAGGACTCACCGTTTCATTTCCTGCTTGATGCCAACATAGAACGGAACCCTCATCAGGTCAATGCTTTCTGTGCAGCTATCCAAGCTCTGAAAACTGGAGGAATTGTCCTTGCGGACGAAGTAGGACTTGGCAAAACAATCGAAGCCGGTCTTGTGCTGAAATATGTGCTTGATTCAGGAGCAAAACGTGTTTTGATCGCTCTTCCCGCTTCCCTCCGGAAACAGTGGGAACTTGAGCTTGAAGAGAAATTCGGACTGGAATCAACGATTCTCGACAGAATCATCGTCGAAAAGGATTTCTCCGGCTGGCGCGACAGATTCAATGACAGGGAAAAGGCGCGGATCATTCTGACATCGTATGACTATGCTTCCAAGCTGATGAAGAGATTTCCGGATGTGAAGTGGGACTTCATAATCATTGATGAGGCTCACAATCTCAGGAATGTATTTCACGGGACAAAGCGGACAAAGAACCTGTACGACCTTTCCAAGGGTATTCCAAAGATTCTGCTGACTGCAACGCCTTTGCAGAATTCGCTGACAGATCTTCACGGACTGATTTCTTTTATAGACCCCAGAATTTTCGGCAGTGAAAAGCTGTTTAACAAGCGCTATGTCGAAGGACAGAATTACGCGGATTTAAAGCGGGAATTATCCCCGGTGCTTTATCGCACACTTCGCAAAGATGTGGCGAAGTACATGAATTTCAAGAAAAGGACCTGTAAAACAGTTGATTTTACGCTTTCCCAAGATGAAATGGAGTTGTATCAGAGAGTCAATGACTTTTTGAAACGGGATATCCTGTATTCCATTCCCACATCAAACCGGGGGCTTATCATTCTTGTTATCCGCAAACTCCTCGCCTCCTCCAGTTTCGCTCTGATAGAGACATTTGAAGTTTTGAAGAAGAGGCTTCAGAAGCTCTGTGAGGGAAGCAAGTCAGCAAACGCCCAGGAAGGCTTTGATTTGTTCTGGAGCTTTGTTGAGGATGAAATTGACGAGTCAGGTTTTGAAGAAACCGAGGATGAAGATACGGTTGTTCAGAAGCAGCTGATACAGGCGGAACTCAATGAAGTGAACCTGATCATCGGTGTTGCAAAGCGCATTAAGACGAATGCCAAGATCGAGGCACTGAAAACTGCAATACATATAGCCTTCGATCACCAGCAGGAACAGGGTATTCCGCAAAAGGTTGTTATTTTCACCGAATCCAAGCGTACCCAGAAATACATTGCCGCAGAGCTTCGGAAAACAGGATATGAAGATGAGGACGTTCTTCTCTTCAACGGGGATTTTGACGATACCATGACAAAGGAAATATACAGGACATGGCAGGTCAAGAACTTCGGAAAGACCAATTACGGCCGGAGTGTTGAGTACAAACACGCAATCGTGGATTACTTCCAGTACAACGCCAAGATTCTGATATGCACTGACGCAGGTTCCGAAGGCCTGAACCTGCAGTTCTGCAACACGGTGATAAACTACGACCTGCCGTGGAACCCGCAGAAAATCGAGCAGAGAATCGGCCGCTGCCACCGTTACGGACAGCAACATGATGTAGTGGCCATAAACCTGCTGAATACGCAGAATGCCGCTGACCAGCGGGTTTACGACATACTGTCAAAGAAGTTTGAACTGTTCGAGGGCGTGTTCGGAGCCTCGGACATAGCTCTCGGAGTTTTGGAATCAGGGACAAACTTCGAAAAAATGGTGCTGCAGATTTACCAGACCTGCGATACCACTGCGGAATTCAAGAAAGCATTTGACAAACTGGACCGGAAGCTCGACGCCAGGATGGACAAAAAAGCCAGGGAACTGCGCTCTCTGTTTCTTACCGAGAGCAGCGGAGCCAAGGAACAGGCACTGGATAAAACAAAGGCTGATATAGCCCGGTATCTGCAGGAAGTTGAATTTTGGAACGGCTTTGACGAGCCGGAATTGGACGGGAAGCAATACTACTGGAAAATCGACAACTGGGGCAATGATGTCATGGGTTCGCATGGTGTTTTGTTTATAGGAGCATTCTGCAACGGAGCAAAACTCCTGTTTCCTGTGCTGCTACTCTGCGACGAACATGGGGACTATGTCGATTTCACTGAGAATGAAATGGTTCAGGCGTTAGGGGGCGCAAATGATTCCGATATCCGTTATTTCACTCCCTCTGATGAGGAAGTTTGCCGATATCAGAAGATATATGACCAGCTTACTGAAGAAATGACCACCCGGTACCGCCGGAGCGTGGAGCCGCAGATGGCCTATAATAAACGCAAGGTGGAAAACTGGGTTGAAATCCAGACGGAACAGCTGAATATCCAGATTGAGGATATGTCGGCTGAAATTGATGAACTGATGACCCGGGCTGCAGAGGCTGCGGATTTCCTTGAAAAAGTGGATATCCGGAAAGAAGCGGATGAAAAGCGGAAACACCTGCAGAAATTCCAGCAGACATTTCACAAGAAGGTCTCTGCCATTCAGGAAGATGGACGGCGGGAAATCGAAACATTTAACAAGCAGTTCGATATTAACCCAATACTGCTGGTTAATATTGTCCTGAAATTTTAG
- a CDS encoding DNA cytosine methyltransferase has protein sequence MPLNNIQSNYNFIDLFAGAGGLSEGFLQAGFNPVAHVEMNEFAAKTLETRSAYYYLKSTNNLGLYKKYLSGKITRDEFVKQIPASITKTVINETMSDDTLPAVFKTIDGIMKIRGISKVDVIVGGPPCQAYSLVGRAQSSHMEVPMAEDPRNYLYKLYARFLKRYQPRMFVFENVIGIESANGGTTWKNIQKYLKRVGYEIECHEQNAQTFGVLQNRRRIIIVGWLKKSGLKYPDFLKIKSDAVVNDLFTDLPKLHPGESSDKYARTKTSRYVLESGIRTADDILTLHICRPNKERDIEIYRRAVELWNDGHKRLNYNDLPEELKTHKNRHSFTDRFKVVEGDEKCCHTILAHLSKDGHYFIHPDIEQHRSITVREAARIQSFPDSYFFEGPRTSQFIQIGNAVPPLMAKGIAMGIFEQLHKGDCNGR, from the coding sequence ATGCCTTTGAATAACATACAGTCAAATTACAATTTCATTGATCTTTTCGCAGGCGCAGGAGGTCTGTCTGAAGGCTTTTTGCAGGCAGGGTTTAACCCTGTTGCCCATGTTGAAATGAATGAGTTTGCCGCAAAGACGCTCGAAACAAGAAGCGCTTACTACTATTTAAAAAGCACTAATAACCTTGGTTTATATAAGAAATACTTAAGCGGCAAAATCACACGCGATGAATTTGTGAAGCAGATTCCTGCTTCTATCACAAAGACCGTAATCAATGAAACCATGTCCGATGATACTTTACCCGCTGTCTTCAAAACCATTGACGGAATAATGAAGATCAGGGGCATTTCAAAGGTTGATGTCATCGTTGGTGGTCCTCCATGCCAGGCATACTCTCTTGTTGGCAGAGCACAGAGCAGCCACATGGAAGTTCCTATGGCTGAGGATCCGCGCAATTATCTGTACAAACTTTATGCAAGATTCCTGAAGCGCTATCAGCCACGCATGTTTGTGTTTGAAAATGTCATCGGTATTGAATCGGCAAACGGCGGTACTACATGGAAGAACATCCAGAAGTATCTGAAGCGCGTCGGATACGAAATAGAATGCCATGAGCAAAATGCGCAGACCTTCGGTGTCCTTCAGAACAGACGCCGCATAATTATCGTCGGATGGCTGAAAAAAAGCGGATTGAAATATCCGGATTTCCTGAAAATCAAATCTGATGCCGTTGTCAATGACCTTTTCACCGATTTGCCAAAGCTGCATCCGGGCGAGAGTTCTGACAAATATGCCCGGACAAAGACAAGCCGTTATGTCCTCGAGTCAGGCATCAGAACTGCAGATGATATTCTGACGCTCCACATCTGCCGCCCCAACAAGGAGCGCGATATAGAAATTTATCGGAGAGCCGTTGAATTATGGAATGACGGTCACAAACGTCTGAATTACAATGATCTTCCGGAAGAACTGAAGACTCATAAGAACAGGCATTCCTTCACAGACAGGTTCAAAGTGGTTGAAGGTGATGAGAAGTGCTGCCATACGATACTTGCACACTTGTCAAAGGATGGGCATTACTTTATTCATCCGGATATTGAACAACACCGCTCCATCACGGTGAGAGAAGCCGCAAGAATACAGTCTTTCCCCGACAGTTACTTTTTTGAGGGGCCCAGAACATCGCAGTTTATTCAGATTGGCAACGCTGTCCCTCCGCTGATGGCGAAGGGAATCGCCATGGGCATTTTTGAGCAGTTGCACAAAGGTGATTGCAATGGAAGGTAA
- the secA gene encoding preprotein translocase subunit SecA — translation MANLFKRLLGNSNDREIKRLMKIVDKIESLEPSMKALSDQQLQGKTMEFKNRYGAGESLDGLLPEAYAVVREAAVRVISQRHFNVQMLGGIVLHQGRIAEMKTGEGKTLASTLPAYLNALTGKGVHIVTVNDYLARRDSEWMGKIHRFLGLSVGLIVHDMEPAERRRSYGADITYGTNNEFGFDYLRDNMVIYREDMVQRELNFAIVDEVDSILIDEARTPLIISGAGDKSTDMYFRVDRFIVHLKPDQDYEKDEKDNTVNLTDGGLKKAEQYFSVENLADPENIELSHHINQALRAHVLMKRDRDYVVKDDQIIIVDEFTGRLMMGRRYSDGLHQAIEAKENVRVQRESKTLATITFQNYFRMYHKLSGMTGTAKTEENEFQSIYGLDVVVIPTNMPMIRKDLNDVVYLTEKGKFNAVVEEIARRHATGQPLLVGTISIETSEMLSDMLKRREIPHQVLNAKFHEKEAEIIAQAGKYNAVTIATNMAGRGTDIILGGNPELLARREMRQQGYSDEMLNEVTGFNETTDEELLEARKVYADLYQKYDRQARQEREQVVKLGGLHIIGTERHESRRIDNQLRGRSGRQGDPGSSRFYISLEDDLMRLFGSDRIKGIVSSLGMEEDQPIEHKLLSGQIEQAQKRVEGNNFDIRRNVLQYDDVMNTQREIIYKQRRSVLEGENLRDSIMDMVSTLIDSAVETYAGDASHPGDWNWKGLLTYLGKICIPPGTFNTDDEQIYDLTRPTAKEELMKIAEKVYRRQEEVNGNERMREVERVITLRVVDQKWMDHIDAMDQLRQGIGLRAYGQRDPVQEYKLEGYEMFEEMVKNIQEEVVTLLFHVRVQSNVPKREKVAEPISATHGEDGPKKPAVNRNRKIGRNDPCPCGSGKKYKNCCGANL, via the coding sequence GTGGCGAATCTGTTCAAAAGACTGCTGGGAAACAGCAATGACCGTGAAATAAAGCGATTGATGAAGATCGTTGATAAAATAGAATCTCTTGAGCCTTCCATGAAGGCACTGAGCGATCAGCAGCTGCAGGGCAAGACAATGGAGTTCAAAAATCGATATGGCGCCGGGGAATCCCTGGACGGCCTGCTTCCCGAAGCTTATGCCGTGGTGAGGGAGGCTGCTGTCCGGGTCATCAGCCAGCGCCATTTCAATGTACAGATGCTCGGTGGGATTGTCCTGCATCAGGGGCGTATTGCCGAGATGAAGACCGGGGAAGGGAAGACCCTGGCTTCAACCCTGCCTGCTTATCTGAACGCCCTGACCGGCAAAGGGGTCCATATTGTTACGGTCAACGATTATCTGGCGCGCAGGGATAGTGAATGGATGGGCAAGATCCATCGGTTCCTCGGCCTTTCCGTTGGGCTGATAGTTCACGATATGGAGCCGGCGGAGCGGCGGCGGAGCTATGGGGCAGATATTACCTATGGTACCAACAATGAGTTCGGATTTGATTATCTGAGAGACAATATGGTCATTTACAGGGAGGATATGGTTCAGAGGGAACTGAATTTCGCCATTGTGGACGAAGTGGATTCCATTTTGATTGATGAGGCACGTACTCCATTGATTATTTCCGGGGCCGGCGACAAATCCACGGATATGTATTTCCGCGTGGACCGCTTTATTGTACACCTGAAACCGGATCAGGACTATGAGAAGGATGAAAAGGACAATACCGTCAATCTGACCGACGGAGGTTTGAAGAAGGCGGAGCAATATTTTTCCGTGGAGAACCTGGCGGATCCGGAGAATATCGAATTGTCCCACCATATCAATCAGGCACTGCGGGCTCATGTCCTGATGAAGCGGGACCGGGATTATGTGGTGAAAGATGACCAGATCATCATTGTGGATGAATTTACCGGCCGTCTCATGATGGGGAGACGTTACAGTGACGGTCTGCATCAGGCCATTGAGGCAAAGGAAAACGTAAGGGTTCAGCGGGAAAGCAAAACGCTCGCCACCATTACGTTCCAGAATTATTTTCGGATGTATCATAAATTGTCCGGTATGACCGGTACGGCAAAGACGGAGGAGAATGAGTTTCAATCCATTTATGGGCTGGATGTTGTTGTCATTCCCACCAACATGCCCATGATCCGTAAGGATTTAAACGATGTGGTATATCTTACGGAAAAAGGGAAGTTCAATGCGGTGGTGGAGGAGATCGCCCGGCGGCATGCAACCGGACAACCTCTGCTGGTGGGGACCATTTCCATTGAGACCTCTGAAATGCTGAGCGATATGCTGAAACGCCGGGAGATTCCCCATCAGGTATTGAATGCGAAGTTCCATGAAAAGGAAGCCGAGATCATTGCCCAGGCCGGAAAGTATAATGCCGTTACCATCGCCACCAATATGGCAGGACGCGGCACTGATATTATTCTGGGAGGCAATCCTGAGCTGCTGGCCAGGAGGGAAATGCGGCAGCAGGGCTATTCCGATGAAATGCTCAACGAGGTGACCGGTTTCAATGAGACAACCGACGAAGAACTGCTGGAGGCGCGAAAGGTTTACGCCGACCTCTATCAGAAATATGACAGACAGGCAAGGCAGGAACGGGAACAGGTCGTAAAGCTGGGCGGTCTGCATATTATTGGTACGGAGCGGCATGAAAGCCGGCGCATCGACAATCAGCTCCGGGGCCGTTCCGGCCGTCAGGGAGACCCGGGATCCTCCCGTTTTTACATTTCGCTGGAGGATGACCTGATGCGGCTGTTTGGATCGGATCGGATCAAGGGCATTGTTTCTTCCCTGGGAATGGAGGAGGATCAGCCCATTGAGCACAAGCTGCTTTCCGGACAGATCGAGCAGGCGCAGAAACGGGTGGAAGGCAATAACTTTGATATCCGCAGAAATGTACTCCAGTATGACGATGTCATGAACACACAGCGTGAAATTATTTATAAACAGCGGCGCAGTGTGCTGGAAGGGGAGAATCTGCGGGACAGCATTATGGATATGGTATCGACCCTGATTGATTCCGCCGTTGAGACCTATGCCGGGGATGCGAGCCATCCGGGGGATTGGAACTGGAAGGGCCTGCTGACCTATCTCGGAAAGATCTGCATTCCGCCAGGCACCTTCAATACGGATGACGAACAGATCTATGATCTGACCCGTCCGACTGCGAAGGAAGAGCTGATGAAAATCGCAGAAAAGGTCTACCGCAGGCAGGAAGAAGTCAACGGGAACGAGCGGATGCGGGAAGTGGAAAGGGTGATTACCCTCAGGGTGGTGGATCAGAAGTGGATGGACCACATTGATGCCATGGACCAGCTGCGGCAGGGGATTGGGCTGCGGGCATACGGACAGCGGGATCCTGTGCAGGAGTATAAATTAGAGGGCTATGAGATGTTTGAGGAAATGGTCAAAAACATCCAGGAAGAAGTCGTAACCCTTTTGTTTCATGTCCGGGTGCAAAGCAATGTTCCAAAACGGGAAAAGGTGGCCGAGCCCATTTCCGCCACTCACGGCGAGGACGGGCCGAAAAAGCCGGCAGTCAACCGGAACAGGAAGATCGGGCGTAATGATCCCTGTCCCTGTGGAAGCGGGAAGAAATATAAGAATTGCTGCGGTGCCAATCTGTAG
- the gap gene encoding type I glyceraldehyde-3-phosphate dehydrogenase codes for MKVKVGINGFGRIGRLVFRASLGNPDVEVVGINDPFIDLDYMAYMLRYDTVHGQFKGDIKTENGKLVVDGQEVSVYACMKPEEIPWSKCGAEYIVESTGVFKTIEQASAHFKGGAKKVVVSAPSKDAPMFVMGVNQDKYTSDMKVVSNASCTTNCLAPLAKVLQDNFGIAEGLMTTVHSTTATQKTVDGPSKKDWRGGRAASANIIPSSTGAAKAVGKVIPELNGKLTGMSFRVPTVDVSVVDLTCRLEKAATYDEIKAAMKHASENEMKGILGYTEDQVVSSDFLTDPRTSIFDAEAGIALNSNFVKLIAWYDNEWGYSNKVVDLIVHMAKVDAE; via the coding sequence ATGAAAGTAAAAGTTGGTATTAATGGATTTGGTCGGATTGGACGCCTGGTTTTCCGTGCCTCTCTGGGCAACCCTGATGTTGAAGTAGTCGGCATTAATGATCCTTTCATTGATTTGGACTATATGGCGTACATGCTCCGCTATGATACCGTACATGGCCAGTTCAAGGGAGACATTAAAACAGAAAATGGTAAATTGGTTGTGGACGGACAGGAAGTCAGCGTATATGCATGCATGAAGCCTGAGGAGATCCCCTGGAGCAAATGCGGTGCGGAGTATATTGTGGAGTCCACCGGTGTATTCAAGACCATCGAGCAGGCTTCCGCCCACTTCAAGGGGGGTGCCAAAAAGGTTGTTGTTTCCGCTCCTTCCAAGGATGCGCCCATGTTTGTCATGGGGGTCAACCAGGACAAATATACCAGTGATATGAAGGTCGTTTCCAACGCTTCCTGCACCACAAACTGCCTGGCGCCTCTGGCGAAGGTTCTGCAGGACAATTTCGGCATTGCCGAAGGGCTGATGACCACCGTACATTCCACCACAGCGACCCAGAAGACTGTGGATGGTCCGTCCAAAAAAGACTGGAGAGGTGGACGTGCCGCTTCTGCCAATATCATTCCATCTTCCACTGGTGCCGCGAAGGCAGTCGGCAAGGTTATTCCCGAGCTGAACGGCAAGCTGACTGGTATGTCCTTCCGCGTTCCGACCGTCGATGTATCCGTTGTGGATCTGACCTGCCGGTTGGAAAAGGCTGCTACATATGATGAAATCAAAGCTGCCATGAAGCATGCTTCGGAAAATGAAATGAAGGGGATTCTGGGTTACACGGAGGATCAGGTGGTTTCTTCCGATTTCCTGACGGATCCCAGGACCTCCATCTTTGATGCGGAGGCCGGTATTGCATTGAATTCCAACTTTGTCAAACTGATTGCATGGTATGACAATGAGTGGGGCTATTCCAACAAGGTCGTGGACCTGATCGTTCATATGGCCAAAGTGGATGCTGAATAA
- the prfB gene encoding peptide chain release factor 2 (programmed frameshift): MIELEEAKQNLQSVRKTLLKVGDSLDIPGCQQRIEELEEQMNVPDFWNDLGRSQKVNQETRSLKRKLESYNRTKSRLEDTEVLIDLGQEMEDSSVVEEVQGNVEQLEKDVEKMRLNALLKGPYDASNAIVSLHAGAGGTEAMDWTSMLLRMYTRWCESKEYEVKTLDFLPGEEAGVKSVTLHVIGENAYGYLKAEKGVHRLVRISPFDSSGRRHTSFASLDVMPELEDDNTIEIRPEDLRVDTYRSSGAGGQHVNKTSSAIRITHLPTGIVVTCQNERSQIQNRETAMKMLRGKLLTLKEQENQEKKDEIEGELKKIEWGSQIRSYVFHPYNMVKDHRTNVETGNIQAVMDGDLDMFINAYLQMSQ, encoded by the exons ATGATAGAGCTGGAGGAAGCAAAGCAAAATCTGCAGTCTGTCCGGAAGACTCTTTTAAAGGTAGGTGATTCACTT GACATCCCTGGATGTCAGCAGAGAATAGAGGAATTGGAAGAACAGATGAACGTTCCGGATTTCTGGAATGATCTGGGACGCTCGCAGAAGGTGAATCAGGAAACCAGGTCCCTGAAAAGGAAACTGGAGTCCTATAACCGGACCAAAAGCAGGCTTGAAGATACGGAAGTCCTGATTGACCTGGGGCAGGAGATGGAGGATTCCTCTGTTGTAGAGGAAGTACAGGGCAATGTGGAGCAATTGGAGAAGGACGTGGAAAAGATGCGTTTAAACGCCCTGCTCAAAGGACCTTATGATGCCAGCAATGCCATCGTATCCCTCCATGCCGGTGCCGGCGGAACGGAAGCCATGGACTGGACATCCATGCTTCTCCGAATGTACACCCGATGGTGCGAGAGCAAAGAATATGAGGTCAAAACCCTGGATTTTCTGCCCGGGGAGGAAGCAGGTGTCAAAAGTGTGACCCTTCACGTGATCGGAGAAAATGCCTATGGCTATCTGAAAGCGGAAAAAGGGGTCCATCGGCTGGTCCGGATCTCTCCATTTGATTCCTCCGGCCGGCGGCACACCTCCTTTGCGTCGTTGGACGTCATGCCGGAGCTGGAGGATGACAATACGATCGAGATCCGACCGGAAGATCTGAGAGTGGATACCTACCGTTCCAGCGGCGCCGGCGGGCAGCACGTCAACAAAACCTCCTCCGCCATCCGGATTACCCATTTGCCTACCGGCATTGTGGTAACCTGTCAGAATGAGCGGTCCCAGATTCAGAACAGGGAAACCGCCATGAAAATGCTGCGGGGCAAATTGCTGACGCTGAAGGAGCAGGAAAACCAGGAGAAGAAGGATGAAATAGAAGGGGAACTGAAGAAAATAGAGTGGGGAAGCCAGATTCGTTCCTATGTTTTTCATCCGTACAATATGGTCAAGGATCATCGGACGAACGTGGAGACCGGTAATATCCAGGCAGTGATGGACGGGGATCTGGATATGTTCATCAACGCTTATCTGCAGATGTCGCAGTAA
- a CDS encoding helix-turn-helix domain-containing protein, which produces MDFLTTKQAAKLWGISPRRVALLCSQGRITGVMKAGKTWLLPPDAQKPADPRFESREDK; this is translated from the coding sequence ATGGATTTTTTGACGACGAAGCAAGCTGCAAAATTGTGGGGGATCTCTCCCCGGCGTGTAGCATTGCTTTGCTCACAGGGACGTATTACCGGTGTCATGAAGGCCGGTAAGACTTGGCTACTGCCCCCTGATGCTCAGAAGCCTGCCGACCCGCGCTTTGAAAGTAGAGAAGATAAATAG